GACGGATGCCGGCGTTAAAAAAGGTGCTGAAGTCCTTGAAGCATATGGAATCGAACATCTGGTTGTAATCGGTGGTGATGGGAGTTTTAAAGGGGCATTGGCGCTTCAAAAAGAAGGCGTTAGTGTGATTGGGATACCGGGAACGATTGACAATGATATTGGTTGCAGTGACTATACTATTGGTTTTGATACCGCAGTAACAACCGCACTGGATGCAATCAGCAAAATTAGAGACACGACTTACTCCCATAATCGTATTAATGTGATTCAGGTGATGGGGCGAAAATGTGGAGATATTGCCCTTTATTCAGGGTTATCCGGCGGTGCGGAAGCGTTGATCTTACCAGAAGTAAAAACGGATCTGGATGGGATTTGTCAGCGCCTTTTGGTGGGCAAAGATCGTGGAAAACTTCACAGTATTGTGATGCTTGCCGAAGGTTGCGGTAATTATCGGGATTATTGTGTAGAAATTGAAGAACGGACTCAAGTTACAACCAAAGGCACAAACTTAGGTTATATTCAAAGAGGCGGTTCGCCTTCCAACATTGATCGGAATTTAGCTTGTTTTATGGGATATAATGCTGTTCAGGCAATCATTAAAAAGGAAACCGGAAGTGTTATGGTACAACGTTTTGGCGGTTACCAGGGGATTCCTCTGGAAGAGGCCATTCAAATACCAAAGGTATTCCGTCAGGATATATATGATATTGCCATGGTATTGTCCATTTAGGGTTAAAAAATTAAAATGGTTTATTAAAACGTAGTTTTAGTTTGGATAAAGTAATAATAGAAAGTAGGTATAAATATGAAAAAAACGAAAATAGTTTGTACATTAGGTCCGGCATCGGATACCAAGGAAATCTTAAGAGAACTCATTATTAATGGAATGAATGTGGCCCGTTTGAATTTCTCACATGGTAGTCATGAGGAACATGCAGCAAGAATTAAACGCATTAAAGAGGTGCGCAAAGAACTGGGCATCCCCATTGCTATTATGCTCGATACAAAAGGACCGGAAATTCGAACCGGGGACTTGGAAAACGAAAAAGTGGAATTGGTAACGGGTGAAAATGTCACCTTAACAACGGAACCTATTTCAGGCGATCAAAAACACTTTAGCGTCTCTTATAAAAATTTGCCGAAGGAAGTGAGCGCTGGTTGTCGAATTTTAATTGATGATGGTTTAATCCAGCTGGAAGTGGAAAATACAAATGAAACCGAGATTAATTGTCGTGTTTTAAATGGTGGTACGTTAGGAAGTAAAAAAAGCATTAATATTCCGGGGGTAAACATTGAGTTGCCCGCTTTGACAGAAAAAGACAAAAGCGATATTATTTTTGGAATTCAGCAAAAAGTTGATTATGTTGCTGCCTCCTTTGTTAGAAAACCACATGATGTCTTAGCAATCAGAAAAGTTTTAGAACAAAATGGCGGCGGGGGGATCTACATTATTTCAAAAATTGAAAATCAGGAAGGGGTTGAAAATATCGATCGAATTCTTGATGTTTCAGATGGAATCATGGTTGCTCGAGGCGACCTGGGGGTGGAAATACCGGCTGAAGAAGTGCCGCTGGTCCAAAAAAGCATTATCAGAAAATGTAATCTTTTGGGTAAACCGGTTATTACCGCGACCCAGATGTTAGATTCAATGATGCGTAATCCGAGACCAACGCGAGCTGAAGTCGGAGATGTTGCCAATGCCGTTTTTGATGGAACCGATGCGGTAATGTTATCGGGTGAAACAGCCGCCGGATCTTATCCGATTGAATCAGTTAAGACGATGTGTAACATTGTTGTTAACAGTGAAGATTCGGAAGAGTACGCACGACGAAAAAAACCCGATCACGGAGAGCTAACGATTACCAACGCTGTTAGTGAAGGCGCTTGTCAGATTGCTGATCAGCTGGACGCACAATCGATTATTGCGGCAACATCGTCGGGTCACACCGCGCGGATGATTTCTAAATATCGACCTGATTGTGGAATTCTGGCCGTAACCGATAAGGTAACCACGGTTCGTCGCTTATCGCTTGTTTGGGGGGTAAATTGCATTTATACCGCTGAATTCGGGGATACCGACAGTATGATTCAGGATGCTGTTAAAAAGGCTGTTGAGCAGGATTACGTTAAATTTGGAGATATTGCCATTGTTGCTGCCGGAGTACCGTTGGGCGTGCAGGGAAATACCAATATGATTAAAGTGCATACGGTTGGAAATGCCATTATTAATGGGGTTGGGATCGGCAAAAACCCTGTGACCGGTTATGCAAAATTAGTTACTTCAGCTAATATTGGAGATTTCCAGGAAGGTGATATTTTAGTTGTCAAAGCACTCACGCCGGAGGTCAACAGTATCTTACCATTAGCTTCAGCCATTATCACTGAAGAAGGCGGTCTCAGCTCTGAAGGTGCCATCGCCGGACTTCATTATGATATTCCGGTCATCGTCAATGTTGTTAAGGCATTGGAAACGCTTGAACATGGTAAGCTTATTTCAGTTGACCCCAAACGTGGCGTTGTATATCAAGGAAGAGTCCAGATGATGTAATGCACTTATTCCTTCAAATGGCATAAAATAACGTGAGATAAAAATGACCGCGGTGTTAGTTTTAACACCGCGGTCATTTTTTTGATGGCCAAATTAATTGAATTTGTAAGTGAGTTCATAGGTTTGTGATAAGGTACGATTTTCACTGGCACTGATATTATCAGCATTTTTTTCAACCGAGAAAAACAAAATGGACTGATAAGGATGACAAATGATTTGAGA
This is a stretch of genomic DNA from Acetobacterium woodii DSM 1030. It encodes these proteins:
- the pyk gene encoding pyruvate kinase, with the translated sequence MKKTKIVCTLGPASDTKEILRELIINGMNVARLNFSHGSHEEHAARIKRIKEVRKELGIPIAIMLDTKGPEIRTGDLENEKVELVTGENVTLTTEPISGDQKHFSVSYKNLPKEVSAGCRILIDDGLIQLEVENTNETEINCRVLNGGTLGSKKSINIPGVNIELPALTEKDKSDIIFGIQQKVDYVAASFVRKPHDVLAIRKVLEQNGGGGIYIISKIENQEGVENIDRILDVSDGIMVARGDLGVEIPAEEVPLVQKSIIRKCNLLGKPVITATQMLDSMMRNPRPTRAEVGDVANAVFDGTDAVMLSGETAAGSYPIESVKTMCNIVVNSEDSEEYARRKKPDHGELTITNAVSEGACQIADQLDAQSIIAATSSGHTARMISKYRPDCGILAVTDKVTTVRRLSLVWGVNCIYTAEFGDTDSMIQDAVKKAVEQDYVKFGDIAIVAAGVPLGVQGNTNMIKVHTVGNAIINGVGIGKNPVTGYAKLVTSANIGDFQEGDILVVKALTPEVNSILPLASAIITEEGGLSSEGAIAGLHYDIPVIVNVVKALETLEHGKLISVDPKRGVVYQGRVQMM
- a CDS encoding ATP-dependent 6-phosphofructokinase, whose product is MRIGILTSGGDAPGMNAAIRAVVRTAIFNKIEVYGIHRGYAGLLEEDIVPLNVYSVADILQRGGTILRTSRSEFFATDAGVKKGAEVLEAYGIEHLVVIGGDGSFKGALALQKEGVSVIGIPGTIDNDIGCSDYTIGFDTAVTTALDAISKIRDTTYSHNRINVIQVMGRKCGDIALYSGLSGGAEALILPEVKTDLDGICQRLLVGKDRGKLHSIVMLAEGCGNYRDYCVEIEERTQVTTKGTNLGYIQRGGSPSNIDRNLACFMGYNAVQAIIKKETGSVMVQRFGGYQGIPLEEAIQIPKVFRQDIYDIAMVLSI